One part of the Neodiprion virginianus isolate iyNeoVirg1 chromosome 3, iyNeoVirg1.1, whole genome shotgun sequence genome encodes these proteins:
- the LOC124300470 gene encoding frizzled-9-like isoform X2 — MCRGLGYNLTAMPNFMGHEDQILAERGLTALMPLVHYNCSRHLKFFLCSVFAPVCSEHIAMQIPACKPLCLSVRRDCEPALSSLNLPWPHMLDCERFPDGKTVTLCVQPVAEEILQPADQVPASIPSLQPSIQQQIPQQWPVVQSVQTAQPIIPVRGNNLHHHRCPPHFVQTPDVETITCAPRCGSDVYFRSEDKKFAERWMIGWAWLCFLSTLFTLLTFWVEPSRFRYPERPIVFLALCYNLLSVAYTIRGAVGPENLSCATQENGPSYVPVHDGLRSIPCTLWWLARHYLALASSAWWAVLCGCWLLSARNEWSSEALHNIAPYLHATAWGIPALLTGGSLLSRSVAADELTGLCQISDESALWLEVLPHATLLLLGCIFASIAGAALVRVRRAVRLAGRSATKLERLMTRLGIFALLYALPALGGLACVLHESSVRPSWRTLALLTALDCRVTQNCSPGPSYRAAGLEVVFLRLFLSLVVGVTSGMWVWSGKTCRAWSRLLAAPSKPLRPPEVMQPLGYNMFQGYKPDSGNTA; from the exons CTAACCGCGTTAATGCCCTTAGTTCACTACAACTGCTCTCGTCATCTCAAGTTCTTCCTGTGCTCGGTATTCGCTCCAGTTTGTTCGGAGCACATAGCGATGCAGATACCAGCCTGCAAGCCACTCTGTCTCTCCGTTCGTAGAGATTGCGAGCCCGCGTTGTCCAGCCTCAATCTTCCCTGGCCGCATATGCTCGATTGCGAAAGATTTCCCGACG GGAAAACCGTCACGCTCTGCGTGCAGCCAGTTGCGGAGGAAATTTTACAGCCGGCTGATCAAGTGCCGGCATCGATACCGTCTCTCCAGCCATCGATCCAGCAGCAGATTCCGCAGCAGTGGCCCGTCGTGCAGTCGGTACAAACAGCTCAGCCCATAATACCGGTTCGAGGTAACAACCTGCACCATCATCGATGCCCGCCTCACTTCGTTCAAACGCCTGACGTAGAAACG ATAACCTGCGCGCCTAGATGCGGTTCCGACGTTTACTTCAGATCGGAGGACAAGAAGTTTGCCGAACGATGGATGATCGGATGGGCATGGCTCTGTTTTCTGTCGACCCTTTTCACCCTCCTAACGTTCTGGGTCGAACCGTCTAGATTCCGCTACCCGGAACGGCCAATAGTGTTTCTGGCTCTCTGTTACAACCTACTTTCGGTTGCTTACACGATTCGCGGCGCGGTTGGTCCGGAAAATTTGAGCTGCGCCACTCAGGAGAACGGACCAAGCTACGTTCCG GTTCACGACGGACTGCGAAGCATTCCTTGCACGCTTTGGTGGCTCGCTAGGCATTACTTGGCCCTTGCGAGCAGTGCCTGGTGGGCTGTTTTGTGCGGATGCTGGTTACTCAGCGCGAGAAACGAGTGGAGCAGCGAGGCCCTTCACAACATCGCGCCGTACCTTCATGCAACGGCCTGGGGAATCCCCGCGCTCCTTACGGGAG GTAGTTTGCTGTCGCGGAGCGTAGCTGCCGATGAGCTTACCGGGCTCTGTCAAATATCCGACGAATCCGCACTTTGGCTCGAGGTTTTACCCCACGCGACGCTCCTTCTCCTTGGTTGCATATTTGCAAGCATCGCCGGAGCGGCCCTTGTCCGAGTGAGACGTGCCGTTCGACTTGCCGGAAGAAGCGCGACAAAATTGGAGCGGCTTATGACCCGTCTGGGGATATTTGCGCTCCTCTACGCGCTTCCGGCGCTGGGAGGCCTCGCCTGCGTCCTTCACGAGTCGTCGGTCAGGCCGAGTTGGCGAACACTTGCTCTGCTGACCGCTCTTGACTGCAGAGTCACACAAAACTGCTCTCCAGGTCCAAGTTACAGAGCTGCTGGTCTGGAGGTCGTCTTCTTGAGattgtttctctctctcgtaGTCGGCGTCACTTCCGGGATGTGGGTCTGGTCGGGAAAGACCTGCAGAGCTTGGAGCAGGCTGCTCGCCGCGCCCAGCAAACCGCTTAGGCCACCCGAAGTTATGCAACCCCTTGGTTACAACATGTTTCAAGGATACAAACCTGACAGTGGCAACACGGCGTAG
- the LOC124300470 gene encoding frizzled-9-like isoform X3, producing MPLVHYNCSRHLKFFLCSVFAPVCSEHIAMQIPACKPLCLSVRRDCEPALSSLNLPWPHMLDCERFPDGKTVTLCVQPVAEEILQPADQVPASIPSLQPSIQQQIPQQWPVVQSVQTAQPIIPVRGNNLHHHRCPPHFVQTPDVETITCAPRCGSDVYFRSEDKKFAERWMIGWAWLCFLSTLFTLLTFWVEPSRFRYPERPIVFLALCYNLLSVAYTIRGAVGPENLSCATQENGPSYVPVHDGLRSIPCTLWWLARHYLALASSAWWAVLCGCWLLSARNEWSSEALHNIAPYLHATAWGIPALLTGGSLLSRSVAADELTGLCQISDESALWLEVLPHATLLLLGCIFASIAGAALVRVRRAVRLAGRSATKLERLMTRLGIFALLYALPALGGLACVLHESSVRPSWRTLALLTALDCRVTQNCSPGPSYRAAGLEVVFLRLFLSLVVGVTSGMWVWSGKTCRAWSRLLAAPSKPLRPPEVMQPLGYNMFQGYKPDSGNTA from the exons ATGCCCTTAGTTCACTACAACTGCTCTCGTCATCTCAAGTTCTTCCTGTGCTCGGTATTCGCTCCAGTTTGTTCGGAGCACATAGCGATGCAGATACCAGCCTGCAAGCCACTCTGTCTCTCCGTTCGTAGAGATTGCGAGCCCGCGTTGTCCAGCCTCAATCTTCCCTGGCCGCATATGCTCGATTGCGAAAGATTTCCCGACG GGAAAACCGTCACGCTCTGCGTGCAGCCAGTTGCGGAGGAAATTTTACAGCCGGCTGATCAAGTGCCGGCATCGATACCGTCTCTCCAGCCATCGATCCAGCAGCAGATTCCGCAGCAGTGGCCCGTCGTGCAGTCGGTACAAACAGCTCAGCCCATAATACCGGTTCGAGGTAACAACCTGCACCATCATCGATGCCCGCCTCACTTCGTTCAAACGCCTGACGTAGAAACG ATAACCTGCGCGCCTAGATGCGGTTCCGACGTTTACTTCAGATCGGAGGACAAGAAGTTTGCCGAACGATGGATGATCGGATGGGCATGGCTCTGTTTTCTGTCGACCCTTTTCACCCTCCTAACGTTCTGGGTCGAACCGTCTAGATTCCGCTACCCGGAACGGCCAATAGTGTTTCTGGCTCTCTGTTACAACCTACTTTCGGTTGCTTACACGATTCGCGGCGCGGTTGGTCCGGAAAATTTGAGCTGCGCCACTCAGGAGAACGGACCAAGCTACGTTCCG GTTCACGACGGACTGCGAAGCATTCCTTGCACGCTTTGGTGGCTCGCTAGGCATTACTTGGCCCTTGCGAGCAGTGCCTGGTGGGCTGTTTTGTGCGGATGCTGGTTACTCAGCGCGAGAAACGAGTGGAGCAGCGAGGCCCTTCACAACATCGCGCCGTACCTTCATGCAACGGCCTGGGGAATCCCCGCGCTCCTTACGGGAG GTAGTTTGCTGTCGCGGAGCGTAGCTGCCGATGAGCTTACCGGGCTCTGTCAAATATCCGACGAATCCGCACTTTGGCTCGAGGTTTTACCCCACGCGACGCTCCTTCTCCTTGGTTGCATATTTGCAAGCATCGCCGGAGCGGCCCTTGTCCGAGTGAGACGTGCCGTTCGACTTGCCGGAAGAAGCGCGACAAAATTGGAGCGGCTTATGACCCGTCTGGGGATATTTGCGCTCCTCTACGCGCTTCCGGCGCTGGGAGGCCTCGCCTGCGTCCTTCACGAGTCGTCGGTCAGGCCGAGTTGGCGAACACTTGCTCTGCTGACCGCTCTTGACTGCAGAGTCACACAAAACTGCTCTCCAGGTCCAAGTTACAGAGCTGCTGGTCTGGAGGTCGTCTTCTTGAGattgtttctctctctcgtaGTCGGCGTCACTTCCGGGATGTGGGTCTGGTCGGGAAAGACCTGCAGAGCTTGGAGCAGGCTGCTCGCCGCGCCCAGCAAACCGCTTAGGCCACCCGAAGTTATGCAACCCCTTGGTTACAACATGTTTCAAGGATACAAACCTGACAGTGGCAACACGGCGTAG